In one window of Eubalaena glacialis isolate mEubGla1 chromosome 13, mEubGla1.1.hap2.+ XY, whole genome shotgun sequence DNA:
- the QPRT gene encoding nicotinate-nucleotide pyrophosphorylase [carboxylating] isoform X2, which produces MDPEGLALLLPPATLAALAESWLQEDCPGLNHMALVTGAAPSQAVLWAKSPGVLAGRPFFDAIFAQVNCQVSWFLPEGSKLVPVAKVAEVRGPAHCLLLGERVALNMLARCSGVASAAAAAVETARGTGWAGHVAGTRKTTPGFRLVEKYGLLVGGAASHRYDLGGLVMVKDNHVMAAGGVEKAVRGARQAADFSLKVEVECSSLQEAVEAAEAGADLVLLDNFRPEELHPTAAALKARFPNVGVEASGGVTLDSLPQFCGPHIDVISLGMLTQAAPALDFSLKLFAEGATPVPYARRS; this is translated from the exons ATGGACCCTGAAG gCCTGGCGCTCCTGCTGCCCCCTGCCACTCTGGCTGCCTTGGCAGAAAGCTGGCTCCAAGAGGACTGCCCAGGCCTCAACCACATGGCCTTGGTCACGGGGGCAGCTCCCTCACAGGCGGTGCTGTGGGCCAAGTCCCCCGGGGTGCTGGCTGGGAGGCCCTTCTTTGATGCCATCTTTGCCCAAGTCAACTGCCAGGTCTCCTGGTTCCTCCCCGAGGGATCAAAGCTGGTGCCTGTGGCCAAGGTGGCCGAGGTCCGGGGCCCTGCCCACTGCCTGCTGCTGGGGGAGCGGGTGGCCCTTAATATGCTGGCCCGCTGCAGTGGAGTTGCCAGCGCTGCCGCTGCTGCTGTGGAGACCGCCAGGGGGACCGGCTGGGCCGGGCACGTGGCAGGCACGAGGAAGACGACGCCAGGCTTCCGGCTGGTGGAGAAGTATGGGCTCCTAGTGGGCGGGGCCGCCTCCCACCGCTACGACTTGGGAGGGCTGGTGATGGTGAAGGACAACCACGTCATGGCAGCTGGTGGTGTGGAAAAG GCGGTGAGGGGGGCCCGGCAGGCGGCCGACTTCTCCCTGAAGGTGGAGGTCGAGTGCAGCAGCCTGCAGGAGGCTGTGGAGGCGGCCGAGGCAGGAGCAGACCTCGTCTTGCTGGACAACTTCAGGCCTGAG GAACTGCACCCCACGGCCGCGGCGCTGAAGGCCCGGTTCCCGAACGTGGGCGTGGAGGCGAGCGGGGGCGTCACGCTGGACAGCCTCCCTCAGTTCTGTGGGCCCCATATCGATGTCATCTCTTTGGGGATGCTGACCCAGGCTGCCCCGGCCCTCGATTTCTCCCTCAAGCTGTTTGCCGAAGGGGCCACTCCAGTGCCCTACGCCCGCCGCTCCTAA
- the SPN gene encoding leukosialin: MLGWVEPGPLPFPLGPLHQSCPSFRSWSSLVPALCPYPLSWSQLLLMPVALEMILLLLLFGSVWAQNTTSESLDGPVTLQRLEPTASSVSLVSNIYETIKFNSMTSNFATTEVPKTDDSIEHEIFPPSSTPYTANEVSSPGTSIAASRGPPVNESIISQKDSAKKLSMPLEISNATSIPAVPVMKSTGFHTTTGETMATSPLETSSGTSGPPVTTATSSLETSDGTSGPPVTIAISSLKTSNVTSGPPVIMETSSLKTSKETSGLPVTMATTSLKTPRGTSGSRIFGVKISSPTSSTNISSRSSPNSGRGTNGTLLVAVLVALLVVTALVALLLLWRQRQKRKTGVLTLSRSGKHNGVANAWAGVAQVSHEEAATITEGASGGNNDSGVPQGEGSGQRPTLTTFFGRRKSRQGSVALEELKPGPAPSLNGEEEPLVGSKDEAAETSASDGPEERDVEAP, translated from the exons ATGCTGGGGTGGGTGGAGCCAGGGCCACTTCCTTTCCCCTTGGGGCCCCTCCACCAGTCTTGCCCCAGCTTCAGGAGTTGGAGCAGCCTGGTCCCAGCCCTGTGCCCTTATCCACTGAGCTG GTCCCAACTCCTGCTCATGCCTGTTGCTTTGGAAATGatcctgcttctcctcctctttGGGAGCGTCTGGGCCCAAAACACGACCTCAGAGTCTCTGGATGGCCCAGTTACTTTGCAGAGGTTGGAACCCACAGCGTCCTCTGTTTCTTTGGTCTCAAATATCTATGAGACCATAAAATTCAACTCAATGACATCTAATTTTGCAACAACCGAGGTCCCTAAGACAGATGACAGCATTGAGCACGAGATCTTCCCGCCTTCCTCAACTCCCTATACAGCCAATGAGGTTTCCTCTCCTGGGACTTCCATTGCTGCCAGCAGGGGCCCTCCTGTAAATGAGTCAATAATCTCCCAGAAAGATTCGGCCAAAAAATTATCAATGCCCCTGGAAATCTCTAATGCAACCAGTATACCTGCTGTCCCAGTAATGAAATCTACAGGATTCCACACTACGACTGGTGAAACCATGGCAACTAGCCCTCTGGAGACCTCCAGTGGGACCAGTGGACCCCCTGTCACCACAGCAACTAGCTCTCTGGAGACCTCTGATGGGACCAGTGGACCCCCTGTCACCATTGCAATTAGCTCTCTGAAGACCTCCAATGTGACCAGCGGACCCCCTGTCATCATGGAAACTAGCTCTCTAAAGACCTCCAAGGAGACCAGTGGACTTCCTGTCACCATGGCAACTACCTCTCTGAAGACCCCCAGGGGGACCAGTGGCTCCCGCATCTTTGGAGTAAAAATATCCAGCCCAACGTCCTCCACAAACATAAGCAGTAGGTCCTCCCCAAATTCAGGTCGGGGGACAAATGGCACCTTGCTGGTAGCTGTGCTTGTGGCCCTGCTGGTGGTCACTGCCCTCGTGGCACTACTCCTGCTGTGGCGCCAGCGGCAGAAGCGGAAGACAGGAGTACTGACACTAAGCAGGAGTGGAAAACACAACGGGGTAGCAAATGCCTGGGCTGGGGTAGCCCAGGTGTCTCATGAGGAGGCCGCGACAATAACAGAGGGAGCGTCTGGGGGTAACAATGACTCTGGGGTCCCCCAGGGGGAGGGGTCTGGCCAGCGGCCCACACTTACCACTTTCTTTGGTAGACGGAAGTCTCGCCAGGGCTCCGTGGCGCTGGAGGAGCTAAAGCCTGGGCCAGCCCCCAGCCTAAACGGGGAGGAAGAGCCACTGGTGGGCAGCAAGGATGAGGCTGCGGAGACCTCTGCTTCTGATGGGCCAGAAGAGAGAGATGTGGAGGCCCCTTAA
- the QPRT gene encoding nicotinate-nucleotide pyrophosphorylase [carboxylating] isoform X1, which translates to MHGNRPRKILIQLIWNGPEQQSSKSSPGLALLLPPATLAALAESWLQEDCPGLNHMALVTGAAPSQAVLWAKSPGVLAGRPFFDAIFAQVNCQVSWFLPEGSKLVPVAKVAEVRGPAHCLLLGERVALNMLARCSGVASAAAAAVETARGTGWAGHVAGTRKTTPGFRLVEKYGLLVGGAASHRYDLGGLVMVKDNHVMAAGGVEKAVRGARQAADFSLKVEVECSSLQEAVEAAEAGADLVLLDNFRPEELHPTAAALKARFPNVGVEASGGVTLDSLPQFCGPHIDVISLGMLTQAAPALDFSLKLFAEGATPVPYARRS; encoded by the exons ATGCATGGGAACCGCCCCagaaagattctgattcagttgatCTGGAATGGACCTGAGCAGCAGAGTtcaaaaagctccccag gCCTGGCGCTCCTGCTGCCCCCTGCCACTCTGGCTGCCTTGGCAGAAAGCTGGCTCCAAGAGGACTGCCCAGGCCTCAACCACATGGCCTTGGTCACGGGGGCAGCTCCCTCACAGGCGGTGCTGTGGGCCAAGTCCCCCGGGGTGCTGGCTGGGAGGCCCTTCTTTGATGCCATCTTTGCCCAAGTCAACTGCCAGGTCTCCTGGTTCCTCCCCGAGGGATCAAAGCTGGTGCCTGTGGCCAAGGTGGCCGAGGTCCGGGGCCCTGCCCACTGCCTGCTGCTGGGGGAGCGGGTGGCCCTTAATATGCTGGCCCGCTGCAGTGGAGTTGCCAGCGCTGCCGCTGCTGCTGTGGAGACCGCCAGGGGGACCGGCTGGGCCGGGCACGTGGCAGGCACGAGGAAGACGACGCCAGGCTTCCGGCTGGTGGAGAAGTATGGGCTCCTAGTGGGCGGGGCCGCCTCCCACCGCTACGACTTGGGAGGGCTGGTGATGGTGAAGGACAACCACGTCATGGCAGCTGGTGGTGTGGAAAAG GCGGTGAGGGGGGCCCGGCAGGCGGCCGACTTCTCCCTGAAGGTGGAGGTCGAGTGCAGCAGCCTGCAGGAGGCTGTGGAGGCGGCCGAGGCAGGAGCAGACCTCGTCTTGCTGGACAACTTCAGGCCTGAG GAACTGCACCCCACGGCCGCGGCGCTGAAGGCCCGGTTCCCGAACGTGGGCGTGGAGGCGAGCGGGGGCGTCACGCTGGACAGCCTCCCTCAGTTCTGTGGGCCCCATATCGATGTCATCTCTTTGGGGATGCTGACCCAGGCTGCCCCGGCCCTCGATTTCTCCCTCAAGCTGTTTGCCGAAGGGGCCACTCCAGTGCCCTACGCCCGCCGCTCCTAA